AAATCGTCTTCAAGAACCCGCAGTTTCCTGAGCGCAAGGTCGTCGTCACGATCAAGTCTGGCGATGCACCGACCACCACCGTCGTCGACTTCACGAAGGACAAAGTACAATAGACGTTCCGGTTGGTTCCGCGAACGTGTGAGCCCCCTGCCGTTTCTGCTCCGTCGTCTCAAGGAACTGCGTCTCATCGAGGAGGCGCAGACCCAGGCGCTCGTCCGCGATGGCATCGTCACGCTGCCCGATCTCGAGATGGCGATCGCCGAGGATCGTCCGGCAGCTGCATCGGCGTCGCTGCGGCGCATCGCCGTCCCCTTTCGCGAAGAGCTCCGCACCTTTTCGCTGGGCCGCGCCCTCGACATTCTTGACCCGCTCCTGGCAGCCATCGCGGCGGCGTACCCCGATGTGCGCGGGCTCGAACCCACCGGCGCCGTGCGGCGGGCCGAGCCGCTGATCACCACGCTCACGGTCGTCGGGTGCACATCGCAGCCGTCGGACGCCGTCGATGCCGTCGCGGGGCTGCCGATCCTGAGCGGCGTGATTTATCGCGCCAGCCGCCGGCTGCTGGTGCTGTTCGAGAGGCACGAAGTCGACATTCGTTTCACCACGGCCGACGACTACGGAACGCTCCTCTTCACGACGACCGGTCCTCCCTCCCACGTCGCCGCCGTGCAGAAGCGCCGCGGGATGCGGCTGAGCGCCTCCGAAACCGAGGTCTACACGCACGCCGGCCTCGCCTACCTGCCGCCGCAGGTCCGCGACAGCGCCGACGCGATCGAGGCGGCGGCGACTCGGCAGATCCCGCGGCTCGTCCAGCGCGAGGACATCCGCGGCGATCTGCATATGCACACGAGCTACAGCGACGGACGCGACTCGCTGCGGCGAATGGTGATGGAGGCCCACGCGCTCGGCTATGAGTACATCGCGATCACCGATCATTCCGAGCACGCCGGCGCCTCACGGACGGTGACTCCGTCCGACCTGGCGCGTCAGCTCGACGAAATCGACGCGCTCCGAGACGACGCGTACGGTCTGACGATCCTGCAGGGGCTCGAGGTCGACATCCTGCCCGATGGTGAACTCGACTGCCCCGACGCGGTGCTGGCGCGCCTCGACATCGTGCTGGCCTCGCTGCACGACGCCGCCGGCCACGGGCGCCAGCGGCTCACCGAGCGGTGTCTCGCGGCCATCCGGCATCCGCTCGTCTCGGTCATCACGCATCCCGGCAATCAGCTCGTCGGCCACCGCCCGCCCTACGACATGGACTACGACGCCATCTACGCGGCCGCCGCCGAGACCGGCACGGCGCTCGAGATCGACGGAGCGCCGTCCCATCTCGACCTCGACGGGGCGCGGGCGCGCGAGGCGGTCCGCGCCGGAGTGACGCTGGTCGTCGACAGCGACTGTCACCGGGCCCACGCGCTCGACCGCCAGATGTGGATGGGTGTCGGGACCGCCCGCCGGGGATGGGTCGAATCGAGGCATGTCCTGAATACGCGGCCGGTCGACGAGGTCGTCGCCTTCGTCGCGCGCAAGCGCGGCCGGTGACGGGCCGGGCAATTCCGTGCAATAACCCCCCGTCCGCCGCCGCAGCCGAGAGCAAAGCGCCTGGCGCGCCATAGCCGAAGGGGAAGGCGGGTGCTACACTCGAACGTGCTTGCTGCTTCTTGCTTTGCTGACGTTTCTCTTAGCGGCCGGTCCGGCCCGGCAGGCGCGTCCCGACGCAACGGACACCGCGCGCGCCCTGCAGCAGAAGTATGACCGTGTCCGCGACTTCACCGCGGATTTCACGCACACCTACGAAGGCGGCGTACTCAAGAAGAAGTCGGTCGAACAGGGGACGGTGACGATCAAAAAGCCCGGTCGAATGCGGTGGGACTACACGTCGCCCGACAAGAAGCTGTTCGTCTCAGACGGCCGCAAGATCTATTCGTACATTCCCGCCGACAAGCAGGTGATCGTCGGAGACATGCCGTCGGATGACACGGCGACGACCGCGGTGCTGTTCCTGGCGGGCAAGGGCAACCTGACTCGCGATTTCGACGTCACCTATGCGCCGTCGGATGCGTCCGACAGCTGGGCGCTCCGGCTCGACCCCCGGCGCCCGCAGCGCGACTACGATTGGCTGGTCGTCGTCGTCGATCGGCAGACGCTGCAGATCCGGTCGCTGACCGCAGCCGACAAGCAGGGCGGCCGGTCCACGTTCGCGTTCACCAACTACCACGAGAACACCGGCGTGGCCGACACGGCGTTCGCGTTCAAGATTCCGAAGGGTGTCGATGTCATCACGGCAGGCGACCGCTGAACTGTGTCGGACGCTGATCCTGCTGCTGCCACTGGCGGCGGGATGTGCCTCAGCCAATAATCTGCACCTCGGGCGCCAGGCCGAGCAGACGCAGGACTACGACCGCGCGGTCGTCGAGTACACCAAGGCGGTGCGGGCGAGCCCGGACAACGGCGAAGCGCGCGCCTCGCTCGAACGGGTAAAGCAGCGGGCCGCCCAGGAGCACGCCAACCGCGCCCGACGGCTGGCTGGCCTCGAGCGCTGGGAGGAGGCGGTGGTGGAGTATCAGCTCGCCGCCGAGCTCAACCCGACCGATTCGCGCGTCGACGATGCGCTGCGCGACGCGCGGCAGAAGCTGCGCGCCAAAGTCAGCGTGACGCGCGGCGGCAAGACCGAACTCGAGAACCTGATCGATCGCACCCGTGACCTGCCGGCGCCCGGCCTCGACCTGCCGCAGGACGTCAAGCTCCCAGGATCGCTCGTGTTCGGCAACGGCGCGACGGCGCGCGCGGTGTTCCTGGCCGTCGGCCGCTTCGCCAACATGAGCGTCATCTTCGACCCGACGTTCCGCGATCAGCCGCTCAGCATCGATCTGCGCAACTCGACGCTCTCCGACGCGCTC
This sequence is a window from Vicinamibacterales bacterium. Protein-coding genes within it:
- a CDS encoding PHP domain-containing protein; this translates as MSPLPFLLRRLKELRLIEEAQTQALVRDGIVTLPDLEMAIAEDRPAAASASLRRIAVPFREELRTFSLGRALDILDPLLAAIAAAYPDVRGLEPTGAVRRAEPLITTLTVVGCTSQPSDAVDAVAGLPILSGVIYRASRRLLVLFERHEVDIRFTTADDYGTLLFTTTGPPSHVAAVQKRRGMRLSASETEVYTHAGLAYLPPQVRDSADAIEAAATRQIPRLVQREDIRGDLHMHTSYSDGRDSLRRMVMEAHALGYEYIAITDHSEHAGASRTVTPSDLARQLDEIDALRDDAYGLTILQGLEVDILPDGELDCPDAVLARLDIVLASLHDAAGHGRQRLTERCLAAIRHPLVSVITHPGNQLVGHRPPYDMDYDAIYAAAAETGTALEIDGAPSHLDLDGARAREAVRAGVTLVVDSDCHRAHALDRQMWMGVGTARRGWVESRHVLNTRPVDEVVAFVARKRGR
- the lolA gene encoding outer membrane lipoprotein chaperone LolA yields the protein MLLLALLTFLLAAGPARQARPDATDTARALQQKYDRVRDFTADFTHTYEGGVLKKKSVEQGTVTIKKPGRMRWDYTSPDKKLFVSDGRKIYSYIPADKQVIVGDMPSDDTATTAVLFLAGKGNLTRDFDVTYAPSDASDSWALRLDPRRPQRDYDWLVVVVDRQTLQIRSLTAADKQGGRSTFAFTNYHENTGVADTAFAFKIPKGVDVITAGDR